CACCTCTTCCAGGTGAATCGGAACCCCTTCCTTCGGGTAGAGATTACAAAGAACGACTGGTAAATAAATCCACTCCACATTTTTCACTCCTCTGGAAACAAGTTCCAGAGGGGTTTTCCAAATCCGATTTATTGTTATTAGAAGAGAAAGTTCTTTTCCCTCACAGCAAACTGGGGTTATATAAAAAAGCTCCCAAAGATACTGATCCCAAATTTTCCGAATCCTCTGACTTGGATTTATTATTAGAGTTAACACTTACTAAGAATGCGGAAAGACTTTCCGTTGAGGTACAATACAAAGATCCAGTTCTTTCACAAAACTATGGAAAGGCGATTTTTGTTTACCAAGAAGAAAAAGAACCAGTTGTTAAGTCCTTAAAAACATTTGATGTGTTTCATGGCAAAAGACAACTCCAACCTTTAACAGGAAGTGTACCTTCCTATTTTGCTGAAGTTTCCTCTCCTTCGGATGATGACCTTCGTTCTTACTTTACTTCTTCCTTACGAGGAAATGTTTCTGTATTCTCCACTTCTCCGGGAACCACAATTTATTTGGATGGAGTCGAAGTTGGTAAGGCTCCCTTACTTTCTTACCAACTCATCAATGGAAAACATTCCCTCTCTTTTGCAAAACCTGGCAAAGATCCAGTAAAACGAAATATCTTAATTCGTGCAGGAAAAACAACTCGTGTGTTCCAAGAATGGAGTGATGATATTTCCCAAGGAACCATTGTGATCTCCAGTTTTCCTCCAGGGCTCGATATTGTAGTCGATGGTCAGAAAAAAGGAAAAACACAATATGCGGAATCGGGTGTACCTTACGGGAGTTATCCGATCCAATTCATCCGAACACAAAATGGTTCCCATTTTGAATATGCAAAAGCGGGAATAAAAATTAGACCCAAACAAATTACTTCCATTGCATTGCCCATTTCCCTAGAGGACGGCGTGGGTTGGGAATCAGAAGAGTTTTGGAACCTCACTTCGGCATCTCCGAACTTTTCTGCAACTTTCCCTGGCAAACTTACTTTTGCTAAAAACAAAGACCTTCCTACCGGCTGGTATGGAGTGTATTCCGAGGACCTTATTCCTGATTATTTAGAAGCAGAACTTGTGTTAGATCTTGTGAAAGATTTGAACGGTGCTGTTGGTCTTTCTTTTACAGACCACAATCAAAATGCCATTTTAGTTTACGTGGATAAAACAGATTTTCATATTATCAAATTTTCTTCGGAAGAAAAGGAAGCTCCTGTTCGTTCTTCTTATCGCTGGGACAAAGAAGATGAACTCAAAGGAAGATCTGTAAAACTTTCCACTGATATCGAAAAGAAAATGATTCGGTTGTCCTTAGGGAATAAAATGGTAGAAGAACTTCCGTGGAATTTTGAAACGTTTTGGAATATAGGCGTATTAACCCCACATAACGCTCCTATTACGGGCACACCCCTTCGCGGTGTAAAAATACGATATCCTGATATGGTTAAGTTTGAGGAAAGGCTCCAAAAATGAGACAACTTAGTTTTTTAATCTTTACCTGTGTTTTGTTTGTTGGTTGTCAGTCTCGAGATTTTAAACCAGTCACTGTCAAAGATCCCGTGGTGGAAAAATCTGATGTTTCGGATCGCCAAAAAATTGAAGAAGCAAGGGCTCTTGTTGCAGACGGAAGTAATGAATTTCAAAAAGGAAATATGGACTCTGCTTTAGAAAAAGCAAAGGCCTCCATTCAAACATTCGAACTCATTGATGGTTATTCTCTACTTGGCTCCTCCTACTATCAGTTAGGTGATTATGAGAATGCAAAACTATCTTTTGAAAAAGGCAAAAATATAGATCCTAAAAATGAAAAACTACTCATTGGTCTTGGAACAGTGCAATCCACTTTGGGAGAAAATGAAGAAGCCCTTTCTACCTACCAAACTTTAAGCCAACTCAAACCAGAAGAAACCATTTATACATACAAAACAGGTATCCTTTTAAAAAACTTAGGTCGTTACCAAGAGAGCCTTGTGGTTCTCAAATCCTTGGAAACAAAACCAGAATTTCCGTATCCTATTGAACTTCTCAACCAATTGGGTGATGTTTGTTTAGAACTAAAAAGATATGAGGAAGCAGAAGCTTACTTTGCAAAGGCGGAAAAACTCAATCCAGAACTAAAAACTGCCAAAGATGCGAAACTCTCTACAAAGATTGCCTCTCTCATCCAACGCGGTAATGATTTTTTGGCCAAAAAGAATTATGCTGAGGCCACTTCCGAATTTAAAAAAGCTACGGATTTACAACCTCAAAATGGATCCTTATGGTCTTTTTTAGGGAATGCGCAGTTATTAAATGGAAAACTCAAAGAAAGTGAAGATAGTTTTAAAAAATCCATTTCATTGTCTGATACAAATCCAAGTGGATATGTAGGTTTGTGTAATGTTTATATCCAAACACATAATTATTCTGATTGTTTAAAAACCTCCAAACAAGCCGGTGCAAAAATTCCTAAAAATGCTGAGATCCGCAACAAACAAGGGATATGTGAGTGGAAATGGGGCGAAACCAAAAAAGCCACTCTGAGTTTCCAAGATGCCGCGTCTTGGGATCCTAATTTTTTTGAACCTAAACTCAATTTGGCGTATGTGCTGATTGATTCTGGCCGTTTTGATGAAGCTCTGGATGTATTAAAAAAAGCAGAGTCTCATCCCAAAGCAAAGAAGGAAGAGATTCGCAAAGCCAAAGTCTTAGCCGAATCACAAAAGTACATTGCTAGTGGTGATTCCTTCTTACGCCAAGGAAAAAGAAAACAAGCCTTTGATGAGTATGGAAAAGCAATGGGTGTGAATCCAGAAAATCCTGCTGCACAAAATGCATTTGGTCGGGCTTATTTTGCTTTTGGAGAATATAAAAAATCTGAAAGTTCTTATTTAGAAGCTTACCGAATGGATTCTACGAACCCTGGTGCTTTACAGGGACTTGCTCGTGTGTATGCAAAAACTGGGGAATCCAAAAAAGAAAAAGAATACATCAAAAAACTCGAAATACTTTCAGCAGCAGATCCGTTTAGTGCCATCACTTTAGGCCGGATCGCAGAAGACGCAAGCAAATGGGATGAAGCTGAGTCTATCTATATGGGACTAAAGAAAAAATTTCCAAACAATGATGCTGTTGATTACCGATTGGGAAGTTTGTATTACAAACGTGCAGTGGAAGAAAACTCAAAAGAAAACTACACTCGTGCGAATGACTTCATTCAAAAATCAAAAAAATTTACAAAAGACATTCCTGAACTGATTGAAACTGAAAAAACAGTGGCAGAGAACTCTCGTTTTGCGGAGATTTTGCCATACGTAAAAGAAGGAAATTCCTTCTTTAACCGTAAAAAATATTTGGAAGCAGTCACACCTTACCAAAAGGCTTATGATAAAGTTCCGAAAGCTTCTCTTCTTGTAAAAATTGCGGAATGTTACATTGAAAAAGGTGAGGAAGAAAAAGGTCTTGCCATTTTGGAAAATGCAGTTCGAACGAACAAAGAAAATGCAATTTCCTTTAAAGAAGGGATATACTCTTTTTATTATAAAAAAGGGGAACTAAAAAGAGCAGAAGACGGCTTCTATGATATCCTAAAAGAAAAGCCAGATTCGTATTACGCCTATTATATGTTGGGCCTAGTCACCATGAAACGCAAAAACTATGACGCGGCCATTGGTGATTTTGATCGTTCTATTTTGGTAAACCCTAATTTTGCTCCGAGTAATGTTGCAAAAGGTTTGGCATTTTATAAATTAAACCAACTGGAAAACGCAAAAAGGGAATTTGAAAAAGCTAGAGAGAAGGACTCTGAATTTGGACTTTCCTCCTACAATTTGGCAATTGCCTATTTCAATGAAGACCTAACCAAAGAAGCAAAATCCATTTTAGAATCAATTCGCAAATCCGATCCAGATTTTATGGATGGTGAGATCCAATTAGCCTATATCTATTACAAAGAAAACAAATTAGAAGAAGCAGAAAAAATCATTGAACATGTTCTCAAAGAAGAACCTTCTGCGGAAGCTTTATTTGCTCAGTTTAGAATTTTAGACGCTAAACAAAAACAATCTCCATCTGATAAGCTGAAAACAAAACGAAACCAAGTAAAAGAAAAAATCTTACGTGAATACGGAGAAACCAAATACG
The window above is part of the Leptospira mtsangambouensis genome. Proteins encoded here:
- a CDS encoding LIC10124 family lipoprotein, giving the protein MRYVYLPVLCFLVGYCSSVTKIETLNRSFTKPKFVTPLPGESEPLPSGRDYKERLVNKSTPHFSLLWKQVPEGFSKSDLLLLEEKVLFPHSKLGLYKKAPKDTDPKFSESSDLDLLLELTLTKNAERLSVEVQYKDPVLSQNYGKAIFVYQEEKEPVVKSLKTFDVFHGKRQLQPLTGSVPSYFAEVSSPSDDDLRSYFTSSLRGNVSVFSTSPGTTIYLDGVEVGKAPLLSYQLINGKHSLSFAKPGKDPVKRNILIRAGKTTRVFQEWSDDISQGTIVISSFPPGLDIVVDGQKKGKTQYAESGVPYGSYPIQFIRTQNGSHFEYAKAGIKIRPKQITSIALPISLEDGVGWESEEFWNLTSASPNFSATFPGKLTFAKNKDLPTGWYGVYSEDLIPDYLEAELVLDLVKDLNGAVGLSFTDHNQNAILVYVDKTDFHIIKFSSEEKEAPVRSSYRWDKEDELKGRSVKLSTDIEKKMIRLSLGNKMVEELPWNFETFWNIGVLTPHNAPITGTPLRGVKIRYPDMVKFEERLQK
- a CDS encoding tetratricopeptide repeat protein, with protein sequence MRQLSFLIFTCVLFVGCQSRDFKPVTVKDPVVEKSDVSDRQKIEEARALVADGSNEFQKGNMDSALEKAKASIQTFELIDGYSLLGSSYYQLGDYENAKLSFEKGKNIDPKNEKLLIGLGTVQSTLGENEEALSTYQTLSQLKPEETIYTYKTGILLKNLGRYQESLVVLKSLETKPEFPYPIELLNQLGDVCLELKRYEEAEAYFAKAEKLNPELKTAKDAKLSTKIASLIQRGNDFLAKKNYAEATSEFKKATDLQPQNGSLWSFLGNAQLLNGKLKESEDSFKKSISLSDTNPSGYVGLCNVYIQTHNYSDCLKTSKQAGAKIPKNAEIRNKQGICEWKWGETKKATLSFQDAASWDPNFFEPKLNLAYVLIDSGRFDEALDVLKKAESHPKAKKEEIRKAKVLAESQKYIASGDSFLRQGKRKQAFDEYGKAMGVNPENPAAQNAFGRAYFAFGEYKKSESSYLEAYRMDSTNPGALQGLARVYAKTGESKKEKEYIKKLEILSAADPFSAITLGRIAEDASKWDEAESIYMGLKKKFPNNDAVDYRLGSLYYKRAVEENSKENYTRANDFIQKSKKFTKDIPELIETEKTVAENSRFAEILPYVKEGNSFFNRKKYLEAVTPYQKAYDKVPKASLLVKIAECYIEKGEEEKGLAILENAVRTNKENAISFKEGIYSFYYKKGELKRAEDGFYDILKEKPDSYYAYYMLGLVTMKRKNYDAAIGDFDRSILVNPNFAPSNVAKGLAFYKLNQLENAKREFEKAREKDSEFGLSSYNLAIAYFNEDLTKEAKSILESIRKSDPDFMDGEIQLAYIYYKENKLEEAEKIIEHVLKEEPSAEALFAQFRILDAKQKQSPSDKLKTKRNQVKEKILREYGETKYARLLPSDALDDEPLHVTDLNLSGTPVSTPIVYPNRIIVNYGTALVGYDRITKELVWKQYTSAPFQLLVAGKELVGISNDTATKIYPESGKMTFKKQVLVGWKVKQGTADANGFFLLLEKEKGADRKIVKTNPNLEILEEWNGNDFLSFSYTDEGKLLVLRDLKKEFQIQVFTIGSQAEKEKKVSNPILKKDAKESAQILGCVEDSCLIQLGNQMYQGTEKAKLYSLGNTETIRSVVKNPESLLVNTENTAYLWKGGSKWKDSYSIQGDFYYPLDGLVVEGRSKELLLIKGRDKTPVPWKGDRDGLRISTVTVD